In Zingiber officinale cultivar Zhangliang chromosome 3B, Zo_v1.1, whole genome shotgun sequence, a single window of DNA contains:
- the LOC121968367 gene encoding plasmodesmata-located protein 7-like, with translation MNNLSFFLFLFSASIAYPAAADDSTSAFIYAGCSQTRYAPGSPSQLNVDSLLSSLASASFASPYSNLTSAVASAAFPAFGLFQCRGDLQPSDCAECVRSALSRISSLCPFAAGAAVQLAGCFLLYGNDSFVGKPDTSVLYKKCGAAAGAGYGPDQIGIRDAALASLTGRGNGPTAGGYRVGAAGYVQAAAQCVGDQSASQCDDCVAVAAAQLRAACGYAVAGDAYLGKCYARFWYNRNGAYNDEAYHHHHDDDETGKTAAIVIGLIAGVALLIMFLTFLRKAGSYGKD, from the exons ATGAAcaatctctccttcttcctcttcctcttctccgccTCCATCGCCTACCCGGCTGCCGCCGACGACTCCACCAGCGCCTTCATCTACGCCGGCTGCTCCCAGACCCGCTACGCCCCAGGATCCCCCTCCCAGCTCAACGTCGACTCTCTCCTCTCCTCCCTCGCCTCCGCCTCTTTCGCCTCCCCCTACTCCAACCTCACATCCGCCGTCGCCTCCGCCGCCTTCCCTGCCTTCGGTCTCTTCCAGTGCCGTGGCGACCTCCAGCCCTCCGATTGTGCTGAGTGCGTCCGATCCGCTCTCTCCCGCATCTCCTCCCTATGCCCCTTCGCGGCCGGCGCAGCCGTCCAGCTTGCCGGCTGCTTCCTCCTCTACGGCAACGACTCCTTCGTCGGGAAGCCCGATACCAGCGTCCTCTACAAGAAGTGCGGCGCCGCCGCGGGCGCAGGGTACGGGCCTGATCAGATCGGGATCCGCGATGCAGCCCTAGCCTCCCTGACCGGCAGAGGCAACGGTCCCACTGCTGGCGGATACAGGGTCGGTGCCGCGGGGTACGTGCAGGCGGCGGCGCAGTGCGTCGGGGACCAGAGCGCGAGCCAGTGTGATGACTGTGTGGCGGTGGCGGCGGCGCAGCTCAGGGCCGCGTGCGGGTACGCGGTTGCCGGCGACGCCTACCTCGGCAAGTGCTACGCCAGGTTCTGGTACAACCGCAACGGGGCCTACAACGACGAGGCGTACCACCACCACCATGACG ATGATGAAACTGGGAAAACAGCAGCAATTGTCATTGGCCTCATAGCAGGAGTTGCTCTTCTCATAATGTTCCTCACCTTCCTTAGAAAGGCTGGAAGCTATG GAAAAGATTGA